A genomic stretch from Edaphobacter aggregans includes:
- a CDS encoding helix-turn-helix domain-containing protein → MQAQGYPVSSCSSNLLRFGVISLDVLEIFRVWKNGCGFDSKARGKMLVDGLDASTVAFEVGYESVSQFNREYSRFFGQPPMRDIKKLRDEKVVEISAA, encoded by the coding sequence TTGCAGGCGCAGGGATATCCGGTGAGCAGCTGTTCTTCGAACTTGCTTCGATTCGGTGTGATCTCTCTCGATGTGCTAGAAATCTTCCGAGTCTGGAAGAATGGCTGCGGCTTTGATTCTAAGGCGCGCGGAAAAATGCTTGTCGATGGATTGGACGCGTCGACTGTGGCCTTTGAGGTCGGATACGAAAGCGTCAGTCAGTTCAATCGAGAATACAGCCGATTCTTTGGCCAGCCGCCGATGCGCGACATCAAGAAGCTGAGAGATGAGAAAGTTGTTGAGATCAGCGCGGCTTGA
- a CDS encoding DUF4331 family protein gives MSHHFDTKLAKEDPSLNVGDFYLFQGAPDTTVMAMTVNPDVVLSAPDTLHIEGLYAFRLDLTGDAREDVVFKFRFNEPRHVNVDEHVHVQKFQVRRATGEAIAGDKGDLLIEGDTGTVHSKSGIRAFVGIAPDLFAADAVAMQNLQKAFYDEHRYDGDAFLRSRQNFFNNRNITAIVLEVPNLLIGKGTVHAWATVSLYGHAPEMQVSRWGLPMITHLFLNDPANQEVKETFNKSVPSDDIALFSGYIADYTQKMTTYAGSAVKPEEYGKQMVSRLCPTTLPYELGTAAAFDVARFNGRPLGDDVQDVMLSLATNRPIQDGAAPDRNRIRSEFPYFGEPYSKEEQKDVVPWHPRRSH, from the coding sequence ATGTCCCATCATTTCGACACCAAACTTGCGAAAGAGGATCCAAGCCTGAACGTGGGTGATTTCTATCTGTTTCAGGGTGCTCCCGATACAACGGTGATGGCGATGACGGTCAATCCTGATGTTGTCCTTTCTGCACCGGATACCCTTCACATTGAGGGTTTGTATGCCTTCCGCCTGGATCTCACTGGTGACGCTCGCGAAGACGTTGTCTTCAAGTTCAGGTTCAACGAACCGAGACATGTGAACGTGGACGAGCATGTCCATGTTCAGAAGTTTCAGGTCCGTAGAGCTACTGGTGAGGCTATCGCCGGGGACAAGGGCGATTTGCTAATAGAAGGCGATACGGGCACGGTCCATAGCAAGTCTGGTATTCGAGCCTTCGTCGGAATCGCTCCCGATCTGTTCGCCGCCGACGCTGTCGCAATGCAAAATCTTCAGAAGGCCTTCTACGACGAACACAGGTATGACGGCGATGCGTTCCTGCGCAGCCGTCAGAACTTCTTCAACAATCGCAATATCACTGCGATTGTCCTCGAAGTTCCAAACCTTCTGATCGGCAAGGGAACGGTCCACGCCTGGGCCACGGTGTCACTTTACGGCCATGCCCCCGAGATGCAGGTGTCACGCTGGGGCCTGCCGATGATCACACATCTCTTTCTTAACGATCCCGCCAATCAGGAGGTGAAAGAGACCTTCAACAAATCGGTGCCATCAGATGACATCGCTTTATTCTCGGGATACATCGCAGACTATACCCAGAAGATGACTACTTATGCAGGATCTGCCGTGAAACCGGAAGAATACGGAAAGCAAATGGTCTCTCGACTATGCCCGACCACCTTGCCCTACGAATTGGGAACAGCAGCTGCATTTGATGTCGCGAGATTCAATGGCAGGCCACTGGGTGATGATGTTCAGGATGTGATGCTTTCATTAGCGACAAACAGGCCCATCCAGGACGGCGCTGCCCCTGATCGCAATCGAATCCGTTCCGAGTTCCCATATTTTGGTGAGCCCTACTCGAAGGAAGAACAGAAGGATGTCGTGCCATGGCATCCACGTCGTAGTCATTGA
- a CDS encoding enoyl-CoA hydratase/isomerase family protein — MPDPSQFNTDRTYPGLCTITFNNPPINMFVPTTIVELGALMTDLEADPSVKVVVFQSANPDFFVAHLDVAKAAERPEVLGLWRDFVLRLSSVPVVSIAKIRGRTRGIGNEFVLACDMRFASRQSAVFGNPEVGVGLVPGGGALEWLPRIVGRSRALEIVLSGDDFDADIAERYGWVNRTLDDGDLDSFVDALGRRLASFDRETLAAAKAQVNRFGTPTAAELQSSIDLFFPLLALPSAQARRAKIRNIGYGVRSDFELNFGRYLPSFGQTDDVDTDMHQ, encoded by the coding sequence ATGCCTGACCCCTCGCAGTTCAACACCGACCGCACCTATCCGGGTCTGTGTACGATCACCTTCAACAACCCCCCGATCAACATGTTTGTTCCCACAACGATCGTCGAATTGGGAGCGCTAATGACCGACCTTGAGGCGGACCCGTCCGTGAAGGTCGTAGTGTTCCAGTCGGCGAATCCGGATTTTTTCGTCGCCCATCTCGACGTAGCCAAGGCGGCTGAACGGCCAGAGGTGCTGGGCCTTTGGCGCGACTTTGTGCTGCGCCTCTCGTCCGTGCCAGTCGTGAGCATCGCCAAGATTCGCGGCCGCACGCGCGGCATCGGTAACGAGTTCGTGCTGGCCTGCGACATGCGCTTCGCCAGCCGGCAAAGCGCCGTGTTCGGCAACCCCGAGGTTGGCGTCGGACTGGTCCCGGGCGGCGGAGCGCTGGAATGGCTCCCGCGCATAGTTGGCCGCTCGCGCGCACTTGAGATCGTGCTTAGCGGCGACGATTTCGATGCCGATATCGCCGAGCGCTATGGCTGGGTGAACCGCACGCTGGACGATGGCGACCTCGACTCGTTTGTCGATGCGCTCGGCCGGCGTCTGGCCTCCTTCGACCGCGAAACGCTGGCCGCGGCGAAGGCCCAGGTCAATCGGTTCGGCACGCCGACAGCGGCCGAGCTTCAGTCGAGCATCGACCTGTTCTTTCCACTGTTGGCCTTGCCCAGTGCGCAGGCACGCCGTGCCAAGATTCGTAATATCGGTTACGGCGTTCGGAGCGACTTCGAATTGAACTTCGGCCGCTACCTCCCTTCGTTCGGGCAGACGGACGACGTTGACACGGATATGCATCAATAA
- a CDS encoding SDR family oxidoreductase, whose translation MSTATTTVPVRREPELLGQTVVVVGGSAGIGLETARRARAEGATLILTARNPERLELAAGELEPLSTAAFDANDPAAIERFFGGLPGTIDHVMVTAGQPHYGRLLDMDMEQARRGLDTHLLQMLQVARSAAHKVRPGGTLLFMGGTGGRRQGSGMGIVPTVTAALPALTASLALELAPVRVNLIAAGFVDTPLSASLLGDELDNRRNQLRATLPIRRVVLPADVAALAVHIMTNTALTGATYDIDGGQQFVAG comes from the coding sequence ATGAGCACTGCAACAACCACCGTTCCCGTCCGGCGTGAACCGGAACTCCTCGGGCAGACTGTCGTTGTAGTCGGCGGCAGCGCGGGCATTGGGCTCGAAACGGCCAGGCGAGCACGCGCTGAGGGGGCCACGCTGATCCTCACCGCCCGGAATCCCGAACGCCTCGAGCTCGCCGCTGGTGAGCTCGAACCGCTGAGTACAGCGGCCTTCGACGCCAACGATCCTGCTGCGATCGAACGATTCTTCGGTGGCCTGCCCGGCACGATCGATCATGTGATGGTGACAGCCGGACAGCCGCATTACGGGCGCCTTCTCGACATGGACATGGAGCAGGCGCGCCGCGGCCTCGACACGCACCTCTTGCAAATGCTCCAGGTCGCCCGCAGCGCCGCGCACAAGGTAAGACCCGGAGGCACGCTCCTGTTCATGGGCGGCACCGGTGGACGCCGCCAAGGCAGCGGAATGGGGATCGTGCCGACAGTCACCGCTGCGCTCCCTGCTCTCACCGCCAGCCTCGCGCTCGAACTCGCGCCTGTCCGAGTCAACCTTATCGCCGCCGGCTTTGTCGATACACCGTTGTCGGCATCGCTCCTCGGCGATGAGCTCGACAACCGCCGCAATCAGCTTCGCGCCACGCTTCCCATCCGGCGCGTCGTCTTGCCGGCCGACGTCGCCGCGCTCGCCGTACACATCATGACCAACACAGCCCTCACCGGCGCGACCTACGACATCGACGGCGGGCAGCAGTTCGTCGCCGGTTAG
- a CDS encoding VOC family protein: protein MANATSEVQVSDATSQASADMKFEIVVIPVSDVDRAKEFYARLGWRLDADYDNGKDYRVIQLTPPGSGCSVIFGKNVTAAAPGSTQGLYLIVSDIEAARNNLLRRGVEISEVFHGAGDVYAGTDEPYLFGRIRVSGPDPAHGSYRSFASFRDPDGNGWLFQEITTRLPGRIDDTATTFASANDLASAFRRAEAAHGEHEKLLGHRDEDWPDWYAAYMIAEQSGKELPQ from the coding sequence ATGGCAAATGCGACGTCGGAAGTCCAGGTTAGCGACGCCACGAGCCAGGCGAGCGCCGACATGAAGTTCGAAATCGTCGTTATCCCCGTCTCGGATGTCGACCGTGCGAAGGAATTCTATGCGAGGCTCGGGTGGCGACTCGACGCGGACTATGACAACGGTAAGGACTATCGCGTGATTCAATTAACGCCGCCTGGCTCTGGGTGCTCAGTCATCTTCGGCAAGAACGTCACCGCGGCGGCTCCAGGCTCCACTCAGGGTCTTTATCTGATCGTCTCCGACATTGAGGCCGCCCGCAACAATTTGCTTCGTCGCGGCGTCGAGATCAGCGAGGTGTTTCATGGTGCCGGCGACGTCTACGCTGGCACGGACGAGCCCTACCTGTTCGGACGGATCCGAGTCAGCGGTCCGGATCCAGCGCATGGCAGCTATCGATCATTCGCCTCGTTCCGCGATCCGGACGGGAACGGCTGGCTGTTCCAGGAAATCACGACGCGGCTTCCTGGCCGCATCGACGACACGGCGACCACCTTCGCATCGGCGAACGATCTGGCGAGCGCGTTTCGGCGTGCAGAGGCCGCCCACGGCGAGCACGAGAAACTCCTTGGGCATCGCGACGAGGACTGGCCAGACTGGTACGCCGCGTACATGATCGCGGAGCAGTCTGGCAAGGAGTTACCCCAATAA
- a CDS encoding TOTE conflict system archaeo-eukaryotic primase domain-containing protein — MTWFVNRRAYTRQTDRSDEKSGKYFFYQARDRQTKERLALDEQVVQKHLAGEQTIGLYAINPMTQCSKWVAIDADYEGAYRDLRTLKWELEQDGVHAIVEMSRRGAHLWILCAEPLPARLCRIYIYNLALRLDVPIKGAFKQVDGIEVFPRQDELGADEFGNAIRAPLGIHRANMHRYWFEDAASGLGEQLEYLRSVKRLTGSELESFTDGLSIPESVTSRPVIERPQYDTSQGGFQILQHVKVRAKRSGNYWAQCPSCASQGRDRAMDNLAISIADPRYYKCWAGCTREMIREALGQPIPIRRHR; from the coding sequence ATGACGTGGTTCGTCAATCGACGGGCCTACACCCGGCAAACCGATCGGTCGGATGAAAAGTCGGGAAAGTACTTCTTCTACCAGGCGCGGGATCGTCAGACAAAAGAGCGGCTGGCGCTCGACGAGCAGGTTGTGCAGAAGCACCTGGCTGGAGAACAAACCATCGGGCTCTATGCCATCAACCCCATGACGCAATGCTCAAAATGGGTCGCGATCGACGCCGATTACGAGGGCGCCTACCGCGATCTGCGGACCCTCAAATGGGAGCTTGAACAGGATGGAGTTCACGCCATCGTGGAGATGTCCCGCCGGGGTGCGCACCTGTGGATTCTCTGCGCCGAGCCCCTGCCGGCAAGACTTTGCCGTATCTATATATATAACCTCGCCCTCCGGCTGGATGTTCCTATCAAAGGGGCATTCAAGCAGGTGGACGGGATCGAGGTCTTTCCCCGCCAGGACGAATTGGGAGCTGACGAGTTTGGGAATGCGATACGAGCTCCCCTTGGCATCCATCGAGCCAACATGCACCGCTATTGGTTTGAGGATGCTGCAAGCGGTCTCGGGGAACAACTCGAATACCTCCGTTCGGTAAAGCGCCTCACCGGGTCGGAACTTGAGAGCTTTACTGATGGCCTGTCGATTCCCGAATCGGTCACCAGCCGGCCGGTGATCGAGCGCCCGCAGTATGACACCAGCCAGGGCGGCTTTCAGATCCTGCAGCATGTCAAGGTTCGAGCCAAGCGGAGCGGCAACTACTGGGCGCAATGCCCGTCCTGCGCCAGCCAGGGCCGGGACCGGGCGATGGACAATCTAGCCATTTCGATTGCAGACCCTCGCTATTACAAATGCTGGGCCGGATGCACCCGGGAGATGATCCGCGAGGCGTTGGGTCAGCCCATCCCCATACGCAGACACCGATAA
- the ssb gene encoding single-stranded DNA-binding protein, with the protein MAKSVNKVILLGNVGKDPEIRSTTGGTLVASLSLATSERYKDKGGEWQERTEWHNLVSYARGAEILRDCVKKGAKLFVEGRITTRSWDDKETGKKAYRTEIVVSEISLLSPADGSNGRPASSGRASKNGTNRTSEPENDFGGVGITDDDIPF; encoded by the coding sequence ATGGCAAAGAGTGTCAATAAGGTAATCCTGCTCGGAAACGTCGGGAAGGACCCCGAAATCAGATCGACGACGGGCGGTACGCTCGTCGCAAGCCTGTCTTTGGCAACCAGCGAACGGTACAAGGATAAAGGTGGCGAGTGGCAGGAGCGCACGGAGTGGCACAACCTTGTGAGTTATGCGCGGGGAGCCGAGATTCTTCGTGACTGCGTGAAGAAGGGAGCCAAACTCTTCGTTGAGGGACGCATCACGACGCGCTCCTGGGACGACAAGGAAACTGGCAAGAAAGCCTATCGAACCGAGATCGTCGTCAGTGAGATCAGCTTGTTGTCGCCGGCGGATGGATCCAATGGCCGTCCCGCGAGCAGCGGTCGTGCCTCGAAGAATGGGACAAACCGGACCAGCGAACCCGAAAACGACTTCGGGGGCGTCGGTATTACGGACGACGACATTCCATTTTGA
- a CDS encoding Rad52/Rad22 family DNA repair protein, producing METNTQEIADVLLRLQEPFDPDEVKWLVAATSRDGRKGRVTPYANPRAYTDRLNDVLTASGWTRQYAIHTISPVTRLKKDKAIQTGKVLVTCTVTIAGIGSHSGSGEEWADDENAMTSAEAQAFKRACSCFGLGRYFYNFAEMWVDLNENKQPTRVPSLPAWALPKNRASAPQQNASGKPEQRPRSSSALVKGPLDASVTAKIEGHRQELGQALYQSILTMVAQVRSARDIPIQHLQQSVLNWMESATRGMAQVRKIAAEIPETTFYSILDRHGVQSLAEVPNFGVLKRLVDEVQAAPHESAA from the coding sequence ATGGAAACAAATACGCAAGAGATTGCTGACGTGTTGCTGCGTCTCCAGGAGCCATTCGACCCAGATGAGGTCAAATGGCTTGTGGCCGCTACGTCCAGAGACGGCCGCAAAGGTCGTGTCACTCCGTATGCCAATCCCCGTGCTTACACGGACAGGCTGAACGACGTTCTCACTGCGAGTGGATGGACCCGGCAATACGCAATCCACACCATTTCGCCTGTAACCAGGCTCAAGAAAGACAAGGCGATTCAGACGGGAAAGGTGCTGGTGACTTGCACCGTGACAATCGCTGGCATCGGGAGCCACAGCGGCAGCGGCGAGGAGTGGGCCGATGACGAGAACGCAATGACCAGCGCGGAGGCTCAGGCCTTCAAACGTGCGTGCTCGTGCTTCGGACTCGGCCGGTACTTCTACAACTTTGCCGAGATGTGGGTTGATCTGAACGAGAATAAGCAGCCCACGAGGGTTCCAAGCCTACCAGCCTGGGCGCTTCCGAAGAACCGAGCGTCGGCACCGCAGCAGAATGCAAGCGGGAAGCCGGAGCAGCGGCCAAGATCCTCCTCGGCTCTTGTAAAGGGTCCTCTTGATGCCAGCGTCACCGCAAAGATCGAGGGGCATCGCCAGGAACTTGGCCAGGCTCTCTATCAGAGCATTCTGACGATGGTTGCGCAGGTGCGTTCCGCTCGCGATATCCCCATCCAGCACCTACAACAGAGCGTGCTGAACTGGATGGAGAGCGCCACACGGGGAATGGCTCAAGTACGGAAGATTGCAGCCGAGATCCCGGAGACAACGTTCTACTCCATACTCGATCGTCACGGTGTCCAGTCTCTTGCCGAGGTGCCAAATTTTGGTGTTCTCAAGAGGCTGGTAGACGAGGTGCAGGCCGCTCCGCACGAGTCGGCGGCCTGA
- a CDS encoding SOS response-associated peptidase, translated as MCGRYVRRSDKQRIAEHFHVYGPSVPDFGPSWNVAPQTFQPIVRLNRDTREREIVMMRWGLIPYWAKGPQIGLSTINAKAETVATAPSFREAFKRRRCLVPADAFLEWQKIDAKTKKPFAIALKSGEPYGFAGLSERWHDKAAGAELLTFTVITTDPNAVVEPLHNRMPVILPERDYSRWLDVDSSQIPMDLLRPYEADQMTAWEVDKRIGNVRNDSPELLEEQSTTPKEPSLFDDAPL; from the coding sequence ATGTGTGGCCGCTACGTCAGACGCTCCGATAAGCAACGCATCGCGGAGCACTTCCATGTCTATGGTCCGTCCGTGCCTGACTTCGGTCCTTCGTGGAACGTAGCACCGCAAACCTTTCAGCCCATCGTCCGCCTCAATCGCGATACTCGCGAGCGCGAGATCGTGATGATGCGTTGGGGTCTTATCCCATACTGGGCGAAAGGCCCGCAAATCGGCCTCTCAACCATCAATGCCAAGGCCGAGACGGTCGCAACCGCTCCCTCATTCCGCGAAGCATTCAAGAGAAGGCGATGTCTGGTTCCGGCCGACGCCTTCCTGGAATGGCAAAAGATCGATGCCAAGACCAAGAAACCCTTTGCTATCGCATTGAAATCTGGTGAGCCATATGGCTTCGCGGGTTTATCGGAACGTTGGCACGATAAGGCTGCAGGTGCAGAACTGCTCACTTTTACCGTCATTACCACCGATCCGAACGCGGTCGTCGAACCACTACACAACCGGATGCCGGTGATTCTTCCCGAGCGTGACTACAGCCGCTGGCTTGACGTTGACTCCTCGCAAATACCTATGGACCTGCTTCGACCATATGAAGCCGACCAGATGACAGCGTGGGAAGTCGACAAACGAATTGGAAATGTTCGCAATGATTCTCCCGAACTCCTCGAGGAACAATCGACGACGCCAAAAGAACCGAGCCTCTTCGATGACGCTCCTTTATAG
- a CDS encoding class I SAM-dependent methyltransferase: MKITEATALIRTPLIEWARPQSWCDLGSGSGTFTVALAQLLAPGSTIYAVDLDRRTLEGIPDQHDGVEIRKIVGDLQSSSLRLPPVDGILMANTLHFIQEQQALLRRLVSVADCFLIVEYERPRPNRWGPYPVGFERLRQLFSEAGVERVERLATRPSLFGGTMYSALAGRFRR; this comes from the coding sequence ATGAAGATCACTGAGGCTACGGCGCTCATTCGTACCCCACTCATTGAATGGGCGCGACCTCAATCATGGTGTGATCTTGGTTCAGGAAGCGGAACATTCACGGTGGCTCTGGCTCAGTTACTGGCTCCCGGCAGCACGATCTATGCAGTCGATTTGGACCGGAGAACTCTGGAGGGAATTCCAGACCAGCACGATGGAGTGGAGATTCGTAAGATCGTTGGGGATCTGCAGAGCTCAAGCCTCCGTCTCCCACCGGTCGACGGAATTCTCATGGCAAATACACTGCACTTCATTCAAGAGCAGCAGGCATTGCTGAGAAGGCTTGTGTCTGTGGCAGATTGCTTTTTGATCGTGGAGTATGAACGACCCAGGCCGAATAGATGGGGACCATATCCGGTCGGCTTCGAAAGACTCCGCCAACTCTTCAGCGAGGCAGGAGTGGAGCGCGTGGAGAGATTGGCGACACGGCCCTCGCTGTTTGGCGGCACGATGTACTCGGCCCTCGCCGGGAGATTCAGACGATAA
- a CDS encoding winged helix-turn-helix domain-containing protein — protein sequence MLSALSGSILQFDDFQLHCGRFELRCGDRIVRLERKPMELLILLASREGQLVTRTEIAEQLWSSGVFVDTEHGINTAIRKLRHLLHDDPDDPRFIQTVTGMGYRFIAPIVILDEVVMAPAAPAAAEPAETPLPALDHVIDPGRENGKRRSRYRLWFVLTISGAGIATAIALAMVPAVRARYQIGLSWLGFRPVIQSVAVLPLVNLSSDPEQEYFSDGMTEQLITDLSYVRSLRVISRESTIHFKNSQLSVPQIAEQLHVDAVIQGTVLRAGDVVRTTIHLTSASPERQLWAASYERNLSDVITLQNQIAADAVSQIRARLTPAEQTKLKLESRINPEAHDEYLRGRFFIGQEQPGKAIPHLEHAIQLDPNFAAAYGILGEAWGVDGVFGGIQGSGNKENSAKALAYSQKAVSLDPSSSEAYTALGHSLMQARRWNEGEIALRRAIELDSNNPYATTYLALLLTEKGRGDEAVRISREMAENNPVAVYCLRYYAAILYVTHRFDESLVIVQRALELEPNHLPSYLTLAKDLVETGHFREAEDAYRKSGLMSPAIQALIYAREGNFTEARKILNANPSMVNPHSAVARYLIGDHDAGLAELDLAANVNWNTRTYFMRLDPIFDPMRSDPRFTEIVKKTGLLDN from the coding sequence TTGCTCAGCGCCTTGTCCGGTTCGATTCTGCAGTTCGACGACTTTCAGCTTCATTGCGGCCGCTTCGAGCTGCGCTGCGGAGACCGGATCGTGCGCCTCGAGCGCAAGCCGATGGAGCTCCTCATTCTGCTTGCGTCCCGTGAAGGGCAGCTGGTCACGCGCACCGAAATTGCCGAGCAGCTCTGGTCCTCGGGCGTTTTTGTAGACACAGAACATGGCATCAACACCGCCATCCGAAAGCTTCGCCACCTGCTCCACGACGACCCAGACGATCCCCGCTTTATCCAGACCGTCACGGGAATGGGCTATCGATTCATTGCCCCGATCGTGATCCTGGACGAGGTTGTAATGGCTCCGGCAGCGCCCGCTGCTGCCGAGCCGGCCGAAACGCCTCTTCCAGCTCTTGATCACGTTATTGATCCAGGGAGGGAGAACGGGAAAAGGAGGAGCAGGTATCGTCTTTGGTTTGTGCTCACTATCTCCGGCGCCGGGATTGCGACGGCTATTGCACTCGCGATGGTTCCCGCAGTGCGGGCCAGATACCAGATTGGCCTGAGTTGGCTCGGTTTCCGTCCGGTAATTCAGTCGGTAGCTGTCCTTCCCCTGGTCAACCTATCCAGCGATCCCGAGCAGGAATACTTTTCCGACGGCATGACCGAGCAGCTAATCACCGACCTCTCCTACGTCCGATCGCTGCGCGTCATCTCCCGCGAATCAACAATTCACTTCAAGAACTCGCAACTCTCGGTTCCGCAGATTGCGGAGCAGTTGCACGTCGACGCAGTGATTCAGGGGACCGTGCTTCGCGCGGGCGATGTCGTCCGCACGACCATTCACCTGACTTCTGCTAGTCCAGAGCGACAGTTGTGGGCCGCTTCTTATGAGCGAAATCTCAGCGATGTCATCACCCTACAGAACCAAATCGCCGCCGATGCCGTTTCGCAGATTCGCGCCCGATTGACTCCCGCCGAACAGACCAAGCTCAAATTGGAGAGCCGCATCAATCCCGAGGCTCATGACGAATATCTTCGCGGCCGATTCTTCATCGGCCAGGAACAACCCGGCAAGGCGATCCCTCACCTCGAGCATGCGATCCAGCTCGACCCTAACTTTGCAGCTGCATACGGCATTCTCGGCGAGGCTTGGGGCGTTGATGGTGTGTTTGGAGGCATACAGGGAAGCGGCAACAAGGAAAACTCTGCGAAAGCACTCGCCTACTCTCAGAAGGCAGTAAGTCTCGACCCCTCCTCGTCAGAGGCGTATACGGCTCTCGGTCACTCACTTATGCAGGCCCGCCGCTGGAACGAGGGAGAGATCGCGCTGCGCCGGGCTATCGAGCTTGATAGCAACAATCCTTACGCCACAACCTATCTGGCTCTCCTCCTTACCGAAAAAGGCCGTGGCGATGAGGCCGTTCGTATCAGCCGAGAGATGGCAGAAAACAACCCCGTCGCCGTCTACTGCTTGCGCTACTACGCCGCCATCCTCTATGTGACACACCGGTTCGACGAGTCGCTCGTGATTGTGCAGCGGGCTCTCGAACTCGAACCCAACCATCTGCCCAGCTACCTCACGCTAGCCAAAGACCTCGTGGAGACCGGTCACTTTCGTGAAGCCGAAGACGCTTACCGAAAGAGTGGTCTGATGAGTCCGGCAATCCAAGCCTTGATTTACGCGCGCGAGGGCAACTTCACGGAGGCCCGCAAGATATTGAACGCCAACCCCTCGATGGTCAATCCTCACTCGGCGGTCGCGCGATACCTCATCGGTGATCACGATGCCGGACTGGCCGAGCTTGACTTGGCCGCCAATGTGAACTGGAACACCAGAACCTACTTTATGAGACTCGACCCCATCTTCGACCCGATGCGCAGCGACCCGCGCTTTACCGAAATTGTGAAGAAGACGGGGTTGCTGGACAACTAA
- a CDS encoding Kelch repeat-containing protein — MQRPTPAVPLTCLALLSACLWLAGGCASQPPTAQLLQTGTTQGTTSGASTQGTTSTCTGACTPYIYLAPWSVGLKPGASATFSSIVYNYNPADHTYNVDDHIVTWTIKEGPGGGTITDTGVYTAPLTEGVYHVTATSKANSALSQTATIAVTATEFTVSDSTSILRWGHTASLLPSGQVFIAGGEDDDYGFADPAELYDPAIDTFHSAGQVSRIQHTATVLANGDVLLAGGYGLLAGAYAPMGTADLLKAGGGMIQPTGSMNTPRSSHTATLLLDGRVLLAGGSPDGAKPTQTAELYDPASGKFTPAGDMTTPRSGHSATLLPNGRVLIVGGAAAKAELYDPATHSFLPVPGVSVNRCLASATLLADGRVLIAGGSDCSKTYLDTAEIYDPATGQSTPTGKLVAAQGYHTATLLRDGRVLLVGGSVENLSQFYDPATGSFTFGPHLMNPRFGHTATLLPDGSLLIAGGSESGHAEFYK, encoded by the coding sequence ATGCAACGACCCACTCCGGCTGTCCCACTCACCTGCCTTGCCCTTCTCTCCGCCTGCCTATGGCTCGCCGGCGGATGCGCCAGCCAACCCCCAACCGCCCAGCTCCTCCAGACCGGCACTACCCAGGGAACCACCAGCGGAGCCAGCACCCAGGGAACCACCTCTACCTGTACTGGCGCCTGCACCCCATACATTTATCTTGCTCCATGGTCCGTTGGACTGAAACCCGGAGCCAGCGCCACGTTTTCGTCCATCGTCTACAACTACAACCCGGCCGATCACACCTACAACGTGGACGATCACATCGTGACCTGGACCATCAAAGAAGGCCCAGGCGGTGGAACTATCACCGACACCGGAGTCTACACCGCTCCTTTGACTGAGGGTGTCTACCACGTCACAGCGACATCCAAAGCCAACTCCGCTTTGAGCCAAACCGCCACCATCGCGGTCACCGCCACGGAATTCACCGTGAGCGACAGCACGTCCATCTTGAGGTGGGGCCACACTGCATCGTTGCTGCCCAGCGGGCAGGTCTTCATCGCCGGCGGAGAGGATGATGACTACGGTTTCGCTGATCCGGCCGAACTCTACGATCCGGCCATAGATACCTTCCACTCTGCCGGACAAGTGTCCCGTATCCAACATACCGCCACCGTACTTGCTAACGGCGACGTTCTACTGGCAGGTGGCTACGGTCTACTGGCAGGGGCCTACGCTCCGATGGGTACGGCCGACCTTCTCAAAGCCGGAGGCGGCATGATTCAACCAACCGGAAGCATGAACACTCCGCGCTCCAGTCATACAGCCACTCTGCTTCTGGACGGCCGGGTGTTGCTCGCCGGTGGCTCACCTGACGGCGCAAAACCGACGCAGACCGCCGAGCTCTACGACCCGGCATCGGGCAAGTTCACGCCGGCAGGAGACATGACCACTCCACGCTCAGGCCATTCGGCTACCCTGCTCCCGAATGGAAGGGTATTGATCGTAGGCGGTGCGGCCGCCAAGGCAGAGCTCTATGATCCGGCAACACACTCCTTCCTTCCAGTGCCCGGTGTTTCTGTCAACCGCTGCCTAGCCTCGGCAACGCTGCTGGCTGATGGCAGAGTACTGATCGCCGGCGGAAGCGATTGTTCCAAGACCTATCTGGACACGGCCGAGATCTACGATCCCGCGACCGGACAGTCCACTCCAACAGGGAAGCTCGTAGCCGCACAGGGCTACCATACCGCCACCCTCCTGCGCGATGGCCGTGTCCTGCTCGTGGGCGGCAGCGTCGAGAATTTAAGCCAGTTCTACGATCCCGCAACAGGTTCATTCACCTTCGGCCCTCATCTGATGAACCCGAGGTTCGGTCATACCGCCACCCTTCTGCCCGACGGCAGCCTCCTCATCGCCGGCGGCAGCGAAAGTGGGCACGCCGAGTTCTACAAGTAA